In the Oscillatoria salina IIICB1 genome, ATCATTAAGTAAAGGAAGATAACCGACGGCTAAATTTAGCTTCTCTGCAATAGCTTGAGTTTGTGACAAAACTGACGCAGTACCCCAGTTAACACCGATAAACAATTCGGGAATTAAACGCTGCAAACCAATTAAATAATAACCTCCATCGGCGGCAGGTCCCAAAACTAAATCTTGTTGTTGTAGCATCTCAAACGCAGATGCTAACACAATTGAGTTGCAATCAGGACAATCAATTCCAATGATTACTACCCGTCTCATTCCAGTAGCAAAAGCTTGTTGAAAAGCGATCGCCATACGAGAACCTAGATCCCCGTTACTCTGAGGATGATAAACTAAATTAGCACCCAACCAAGCTTGCATTAACTCAGAAGATCCACCAGCAAAGTATAGTTGGATCTGAACTCGGCGTAAACTTTGGAATGCGATCGCCTCTTTTACAGTATACTCTGTCATCTGACGCTGAAGTTCAGCCGCACCCTCAGCCCCCAACACAGGTATCATCCTAGTTTTCGTTTTTCCCGCTTCCGGATAACGACTAAAAATAATTAAACATTCATCTAAACCCATCTGCGTTTATCTGCGTTTATCTGTGGTTCCTACTTACAACTGCTTGCAGCTTACCATCTAACCATTTATAGTATTGCGGATAAACAGGCAAACGGGGAACTAATTCCCAGCCCGCAGGTGACAAAATTTCCCTCAGAGATTTATGCTGAATATGAGGATAATCGGGATTTACTTCATCAATGGGACTAATTCCACCTAAGTCTCGCGCCCCAGCAACCAGACATTCGAGTAATAAACTTGGTTTTCTGACTAAATTTGGCGGAATTTGTATCTTAATACTAGATGGGAGAATTTGGCGAGCAGTAGCGACAACTTCTGGTAACTTAGATAAATTAAAGCCAAGATTCTGCAAACTTTCCTTCGTACCCGGACTATAAGGTTGGAGAATCACCTCTTGGATATTACCCCAAGTTTGCTGCAATTGCGCGATCGCCTGTAAGGTTTCTTCTCGGTCTGTTTCTGTTTCCCCTATTCCCAACAACAAACCCGTAGTAAAGGGAATTTTTAACTCCCCTGCCCATTTTAACTGTTGATGTCTCCATTCGGGAACTTTACTCGGTGCGTGTTGATGTACTGTTGCTAGCAGTTTTGGGGTTAACTCCTCTAACATTAACCCCATCGAGACATTCACCTGCTTTAACTTACTCATCTCTGCAAAACTTAACGGTCCCACATTCGTATGAGGTAAAAAGCCTAACTCTAGAGCCACTTTGCAGATATCATAAATAAGATCCAGCCAAGCTTGTCTTCGCTTACTTAAAGGATGTACCTCACCGCTAAGAATGAGAATTTCCCAAACTCCACTTCCCTGAAGCGATTTTAACTTACTTGCGGCTGCCGCGACACTCAGCCAAGGACTTTTCCCTGGGTCAACGCGAAAATTGCAGTAGCTACAGCGATT is a window encoding:
- the cofG gene encoding 7,8-didemethyl-8-hydroxy-5-deazariboflavin synthase subunit CofG encodes the protein MSEDKIVTYSPAYTIVPTYECFNRCSYCNFRVDPGKSPWLSVAAAASKLKSLQGSGVWEILILSGEVHPLSKRRQAWLDLIYDICKVALELGFLPHTNVGPLSFAEMSKLKQVNVSMGLMLEELTPKLLATVHQHAPSKVPEWRHQQLKWAGELKIPFTTGLLLGIGETETDREETLQAIAQLQQTWGNIQEVILQPYSPGTKESLQNLGFNLSKLPEVVATARQILPSSIKIQIPPNLVRKPSLLLECLVAGARDLGGISPIDEVNPDYPHIQHKSLREILSPAGWELVPRLPVYPQYYKWLDGKLQAVVSRNHR
- a CDS encoding TIGR04282 family arsenosugar biosynthesis glycosyltransferase, which translates into the protein MGLDECLIIFSRYPEAGKTKTRMIPVLGAEGAAELQRQMTEYTVKEAIAFQSLRRVQIQLYFAGGSSELMQAWLGANLVYHPQSNGDLGSRMAIAFQQAFATGMRRVVIIGIDCPDCNSIVLASAFEMLQQQDLVLGPAADGGYYLIGLQRLIPELFIGVNWGTASVLSQTQAIAEKLNLAVGYLPLLNDVDRPEDLSIWKRYRK